A region of Desulfurobacterium indicum DNA encodes the following proteins:
- the mtnP gene encoding S-methyl-5'-thioadenosine phosphorylase → MKIGIIGGSGLYDIEGLTDVKEITLDTPFGKPSDAYIHGKLAGKDVYFLPRHGRGHVYLPSEVPYRANIYGFKMLGVDAILSVSAVGSMKEEIKPGDFVIVTQYFDRTKNRPSTFFGNGIVAHIPFDKPTCECLNELIYKACLDEGIPVHREGTYICIEGPQFSTKAESKIYRSWGVDVIGMTNIPEAKLAREAEIPYAAVALATDYDVWKEGEEVNVEKVLATMAKNIENAKRMLKRVIEVIKPEDIENSYAKTALVGAIQTKKGYISEEVMKRLELLIKDRI, encoded by the coding sequence ATGAAAATAGGAATTATCGGTGGTAGTGGACTTTATGACATTGAAGGACTTACTGATGTTAAAGAGATAACTCTTGATACTCCTTTTGGTAAACCTTCAGATGCCTACATTCACGGAAAGCTTGCTGGTAAAGATGTATATTTCCTTCCAAGACACGGAAGGGGTCACGTTTACCTTCCTTCAGAAGTTCCATACAGAGCAAACATTTACGGATTTAAAATGCTTGGTGTTGATGCCATCCTCTCTGTTAGTGCTGTTGGTTCAATGAAGGAAGAGATAAAGCCCGGTGATTTTGTAATTGTTACTCAATATTTTGACAGGACAAAGAACAGGCCTTCAACATTTTTCGGTAACGGTATTGTTGCCCATATTCCTTTTGATAAGCCTACCTGTGAGTGTTTAAACGAGCTTATCTATAAGGCCTGTCTTGATGAGGGTATTCCGGTTCACAGGGAAGGAACTTATATCTGTATAGAAGGTCCTCAGTTTTCAACAAAGGCAGAATCAAAGATTTATAGAAGCTGGGGCGTTGATGTAATCGGAATGACAAATATCCCTGAAGCAAAGCTCGCAAGGGAAGCGGAGATTCCTTATGCGGCTGTTGCTCTTGCGACAGATTACGATGTCTGGAAAGAGGGTGAAGAAGTTAACGTTGAAAAAGTCCTTGCCACCATGGCAAAAAACATTGAGAACGCCAAAAGAATGTTAAAGCGTGTTATAGAAGTTATTAAGCCTGAAGATATTGAGAATTCTTACGCTAAAACCGCTCTTGTTGGCGCTATTCAGACAAAGAAAGGATATATTTCTGAAGAGGTTATGAAAAGGCTGGAACTTCTGATAAAAGACAGAATCTGA
- a CDS encoding inositol-3-phosphate synthase: MSGKIKVAIVGVGNCASSLVQGIYYYQGKSEKEISGLMHYDIGGYRPWDIEVVAAFDIDKRKVGKDVSKAIFEKPNCTTVFNPDVPEMDVEVQMGPVLDGFAEHMNEYPEDQRFVVADKEPVDVTKVLKESGAEVVINYLPVGSEDATRYYAQCALDAGCAFVNCIPVFIASDSEWAKKFEEKGLPIVGDDIKSQVGATITHRVLATLMSDRGVAIDKTYQLNFGGNTDFLNMLERKRLKTKKISKTEAVRSLIPYPMPDNNIHIGPSDYVPWLKDNKIAYIRLEGRLFGDVPMYIELKLSVEDSPNSAGSAIDAIRCAKVGLDRKIGGPLYSISSYTMKHPPIQYPDWKAKELVDGFIKGEVER; this comes from the coding sequence ATGTCAGGAAAAATAAAAGTTGCCATAGTCGGGGTTGGAAACTGTGCAAGTTCCCTGGTTCAGGGAATTTACTACTATCAGGGAAAGTCAGAAAAAGAGATCTCGGGACTTATGCATTATGATATCGGTGGTTACAGACCATGGGACATAGAAGTTGTAGCCGCTTTTGACATTGATAAAAGAAAAGTCGGTAAAGACGTAAGTAAAGCTATTTTTGAAAAGCCAAACTGCACAACCGTTTTCAACCCCGATGTTCCGGAAATGGATGTTGAAGTCCAGATGGGACCCGTCCTTGACGGATTTGCAGAGCACATGAACGAATATCCTGAAGACCAGAGATTTGTAGTTGCGGATAAAGAACCTGTTGATGTAACAAAGGTTTTAAAAGAATCGGGAGCAGAGGTTGTTATCAATTACTTACCTGTTGGCTCTGAAGATGCAACAAGATACTATGCTCAGTGTGCCCTTGATGCCGGATGTGCCTTTGTAAACTGCATTCCTGTTTTCATAGCATCAGACAGCGAATGGGCTAAAAAGTTCGAAGAAAAAGGCCTTCCGATTGTTGGAGATGACATCAAATCACAGGTAGGTGCAACAATTACCCACAGAGTCCTTGCAACACTCATGTCAGACAGAGGCGTTGCAATAGACAAAACATACCAGCTTAATTTCGGCGGAAACACAGACTTTTTAAACATGCTTGAAAGAAAAAGACTTAAAACAAAGAAAATATCAAAAACAGAAGCCGTTCGTTCACTCATTCCTTATCCAATGCCTGATAATAACATTCATATAGGACCAAGTGATTACGTTCCGTGGCTCAAAGACAACAAAATCGCATACATCCGGCTTGAAGGAAGACTCTTTGGCGACGTCCCGATGTATATAGAACTAAAACTATCCGTTGAAGACTCACCAAACAGTGCAGGCTCTGCAATAGATGCTATAAGATGTGCAAAGGTCGGACTTGACAGAAAGATAGGCGGTCCTCTCTATTCTATTTCCTCATACACGATGAAACATCCGCCGATCCAGTATCCTGACTGGAAAGCTAAAGAGTTGGTTGATGGATTTATAAAAGGTGAAGTAGAAAGATAA
- the ybgF gene encoding tol-pal system protein YbgF, producing the protein MKKLIAAAVFPLLLAGCVQTQPVNTTPAPQKSAYDKKLEELERRVSEIEAKTLQNSAKIKTLNERVARVEDRLVEDEKDIYELKKSSEQTQKILKEITVSAKSAVQSANQTSQQAQEKPTTVEQPYSEVQTPEVINVSDEDIYKKAFNAMESGELDTARILFETLVKRYPDSPLADNSLYWIGEIFYFHGDYATALNYFKKVVDNYSKYYPSPKGNKVPAALLKEALCYKGLGDTTKAKQLLKELISKYPSTNEAAIAKVKLMELGD; encoded by the coding sequence ATGAAAAAGCTAATCGCAGCCGCTGTTTTTCCTCTTCTACTGGCAGGTTGCGTCCAAACGCAACCGGTAAACACAACACCTGCACCTCAGAAGAGTGCATATGATAAGAAACTCGAAGAGTTAGAAAGACGCGTATCTGAAATAGAAGCAAAAACCCTTCAGAACAGTGCCAAAATAAAAACACTAAACGAAAGAGTTGCAAGAGTAGAAGACAGACTGGTTGAAGACGAAAAGGACATTTACGAACTTAAAAAATCTTCAGAACAAACCCAGAAAATTCTAAAGGAAATAACCGTATCAGCAAAATCTGCAGTGCAATCTGCAAACCAAACATCACAACAAGCCCAGGAAAAACCTACAACCGTGGAGCAACCATATTCAGAAGTCCAAACGCCTGAAGTTATCAACGTATCCGATGAGGATATTTATAAAAAAGCTTTCAACGCCATGGAATCAGGAGAACTCGACACGGCAAGAATACTGTTTGAAACACTGGTAAAAAGGTATCCGGACAGTCCTCTCGCAGATAACTCTCTATACTGGATAGGTGAAATCTTCTACTTCCACGGCGACTATGCAACGGCTCTTAATTACTTTAAAAAAGTGGTTGATAATTATTCAAAATACTATCCTTCACCAAAGGGCAACAAAGTTCCCGCAGCTCTTCTAAAAGAAGCACTCTGCTATAAAGGGCTCGGAGATACCACAAAAGCAAAGCAGCTGCTTAAAGAATTGATTTCAAAATATCCTTCTACAAACGAAGCGGCTATCGCAAAAGTAAAACTTATGGAACTCGGAGATTAA